Within the Rosa rugosa chromosome 2, drRosRugo1.1, whole genome shotgun sequence genome, the region AGACTGACAAAGTCCTTTTGCAGACAGCAAGAAAGCCCCAAATTGAATGGCAACAGAAACCAAGTCCACCAAGGGAGACCATGTGCAAATAGATATGCAGTCGGCAAGGAGGTACTTGGAGAAGGAAGGCGAAACTGCAGCCTCCATGGATACTCTGCCAGAAAAGTTCTTTGAGCCTTTCATCATGAAAGGCATTCAAGTGGATCGCATTGAACGCGGCACAATTGTCTGCTCCTTCAAAGTACCCCCTCGATTGCTGAACGGGGGCGGTTTCCTGCATGGTGGAGCCACGGCAACCCTTGTGGATTTGGTCGGGTCAGCTGCAATCTTTACTGTTGGAGCTCCCACTGTTGGAGTGTCGGTGGAGATCAATGTTTCGTACTTGGATTCTGCTTATCCTGGGGAGGAAGTGGAGATTGAGGCCAAGGCTTTGAGGGTTGGGAAAGCTGTTGCTGTTATTAGTGTCGAGttcaggaagaagaagacggggAAGATTATTGCTCAGGGCCGCCATACCAAGTACCTTGCCCTCTCTAGCAAATTGTGAGCAGCTTAGAAATTGGAACCAATTCATAATTCAGTCAGTATGTAAATTGAACTGAAAGCAATGTTCATTTAAACTGCTCCTCGCTCTGTATTAAACAGCTTCGAATCAATAATACAATGTTCCCCTATAGAATTGTgctcatttttctttcttatacTTCAATATAGAAACAATGCTCAAATGAGTTAGGTCATTACATTATGCAACTCAACCATGAAAGAAAGATAACATTGAATCATTACAAACACAGAGTGTCAGAAATCGTCAAAACAATACTCATCCTCACAGCCATATTCATTATAACCATCATTTGGAAAATATGTATCTTCGTCTTCATAGCCATGTCTGCCTTCAGCATCTTCACTATATGCATGTTCATTATCCAACTCATCATCATAACTGCCTCTAAAACTTTGTGCTTCACCGTCGAATTTGTCATTTGAGTGCTGCATATCACCATGGCTGCCTTCGTCAAAGTCAGGTGCATGGTTACCCTGAGTTTTACAAAGAAAATATTAGATGTTGCAAATTTAGGTATGCAATTAAGATGTAGAGACGATATTATATGAGAATTGCATAAGAGAGCAACTGATTGAAAATATAAGCCAGCAAAAAGAGACTTACATCCTCTTCATTTAATTTCTTCAAGGCCTCATAGTTGATTTTTGAACTTGGCCTCTGCATGAACAAAACGCCACATTAGTATCTCCAAAACTGAGGAAATGCAACCCTAATCGGAAAAAAAGGAATAGGTATGACAGGGAATAATCAAACTATCACAACTGTTGagatttaatcaaacttgactATTTTGTCGCACAAAGGAGAAGAGACCACTTTTCTGTTCATAATTTGAAACTTAAACGACAACACACAAATATGAAAGCACCAAATAACTTTTAGCCACCTTACTTACCTTTCTATCATCCATCTCAGTAGAAATTTTGACTGCTTTGCTTGGAGGAGCAGCTTTCTGGGGTTTTCGTGCTTGTTTTCTGCTCTTTCCCTGTCATATTTACGATTGTATATAGAAATCAATAAACTCAATGCTGGAGGTCTTTCTTTGAACAAAGACCAGATAGTAAAGAGcagaaatacaaaataaatcAAATGCAGCACCCACGTATCATAACGAGTATTACATTTTACAACTAGGCAGGAATTTACAGAATTGCAAATAGGCTGGTCAACACTTCCAAGCATATGCTTCAGAGGACAATTCACACATGAAAGGCTAGCCATGCGGATATAAACTCAAATGAAATTAGAATTTGGATACATGTGACTGTCAGTAATTAAAAACATGAACATACTTATTTGGTGGAGCTTTAAGATTCATAATGGGATTAGGATCTCAGAAGAAGTTCAAACTTGTGAATAAGATATGGTTCAAAGATACGGGTTCAACAGAAACGTTGATTGCTTGAAAGACAGAAGATTCATACTTCAGGATTTTGGGGACTAAAGCTTAGACAAACCAGAAACAGAAGTGAGAGCAAATATTAGGCTTTTAATCAGGTAGGATGCCAAGTAAGTTGGAGACATACAAATGTAAAAGGAAAGCAAGATAGTCATTGACGAATATCTGCACAATCACGAAAATGAGAATATAGGCAAAAGGTGAACATACTGAGCAAAAGAGCGAATGAGTTGTTACACTCAATTACTACTAGATTATTATTTCTCATTTAGTCGAACTCAATAAGTATAAACATAGACTAATATACATAGAAACGTTAAAAGAAACCaccgaaaaaaaaagagaacaggACCTAAGAAACATACATGAATTAATTCATGGAGTTACAAGGGAATTACCTTAGCAGAATCTCTGTTCATCGCTTCCCAAATGATGCTTTTATAGAATGTCTCCTTCTTGTTGTTAAGGTATGGAGCAATCTACAAATCACACAATCCCTCCTATGTCAAGATTTCATACATAATAAAGCTGATGAACCATTCATCTACAAAAtctctaagaaaaaaaaaacaatggcaGCAACAAGCAAGTTCAGACCAAGCAATATACCTAAGTAGCTACGACGCAAGCGATCTCGTAGAAACCTGAAGAGTAGACTGCTTTTGTCTTTCATTATACATTTCCCTCTAATTTTCAAACACAAAACCTTAATCAATTCCCATAACCATGACAAAAAGCACAAACCTTTACCCATGATATTTCCACAGAAACTCCAAGGGCAATCAAATTTAAACTAAACTGAACTCAGCTCGCCATTTCTACCTACCTAGCCAAAATGGGCGACCCACCATTcaataaaaacaacaaaaggaCTACATTAATCATAGTCATACCTCGGCATCGTCGATGTCAGAGAGGCTTTCTGAGACATCACTTTCAGATTCTGACCCACCTGAAACGTGAAAACAATTCATTCACACAATCCGACCAAACCAAATTTAACAAAAGCAGACACATTTCAGATTAAAGCCCTTACCTTCATCATCAGCATGCAGTTTTCGCTTGGTTCCAGATTGTTTCGGCAATGCCATAACCTTAACTCCCTTCCTGCCCGCTTTGTCTGGTACCCTGTTCTTCTTCCTTGATCTGTTTTCAGTTTCGGGTTTTTTGGGATCGAATTTCAGGTTGTATATATGAAAGTGAGTATGTCGGCGACCGAATAAGTTCGTTTTCTTTTCCGAACCGACCTAGTTTGGTTCCTTCTTGTTTTTCAgtttgatttgaattttgtttcggttttgggcTGCGTGTATTCTGTTTCCGCTAAAATTGGGCTTCACATCGTAACTTGACTTACGAAAGGAAATAGTGTCAAGGCCCAAGTCCATTCCAAGccctcacaagtcacaacatcCCCATTTGATATTGAGCTTTTGGGCAAAAACCTGCTTTTTCTCACCATTTTGAACCAACCAAAATTTGCGTGGTAGTTTTGTGTTTGATGCAATACAGATGAGTGTGCAAGATAAAAATAACTACCAACagagaaaacaataaaattaaatgaaaataGACCAATCTAATTCATCTGGTTATAGATGGGTGGTAGTTCGAAACCATTCAACAATTGCTCATGTGCGCTATTCGAAAGAAATTCAAGGATCAAGCCCCAGTTTTGCAAATTCCTGCTCTATGAAGCCACGCCCCTTTACTCCCTTAAGAGACCAGCGTTCAACCAAGGGCAGAACCACTTCCTATCAATGAATACTTGAAAGGGATTAGAGATCAAATCGGACTTTAGTATTTACAAGAACATTTACAAATTATTGCGGGAATTGAAACTAAGTGTTAAAGAATATACATTTAGATTAGAAAACATTACATGCTAGAGTAGTAACGTGGTAAAGAGGAGCATGGAGGCCGCCAATTGCTAAGCAGCCAAAGTCTTCAGCTTGGGCAGCGATGGCTATATCCTTGGATTGTTCAGCACCTGTGACTTGGCGAAGCGGAGCAATGACGCAAGCAACCCACCGGCTGCAAAGGCGAAGAGGGCAAGGTGAGTGTGGGTAGAGGTGGAGGGAGCCATTCCGTCGAGGAAATGAAAGACGCGGATCTGAGATTGAGGTTATTAGGTTGGGGATTAGAGTCTTGCATCGTCGAAATAGCTAGAAGGACCGTCAGCCATGATTATTGAGTGAAGAGGTTTGAGAACGAATTGAAATCCAGTTTAGGATTtcaagatttttctttttctttttgaaatggATTTTGGAACTTAGCGGCTCAGCCTCACGCCCggttttatttattatattaatactTAAATTTTGAATCGGGGGACATAATATCTGAACCCCGAGCTATAGGAACATCATGACAATAATCCTTATAGATAACATtttgaataatagcaggagtctcgtCTAACCAAACGTCATCAATGGAAAATAAAGTAGCAAGGTGAGCAAGCCTATTTGCAACACCATTTACTTCACGGTAGATATGCCGAAGCCTAACAGATTGAAAAGCAGTCATATAATTCTTACAATCTAGGACCCGACTTACCTCCGAGAAATCATTCTCCTCACTATTGAGTGTAGCAATCAGAATGGAAGAGTTGCATTCAATATCAATGTCCGACCAATCTTGGTGAATACCAAGAAGAAGGCCAGGATTTCAGGGTTTTTCATACGTACATTTTGCTGTAAgttttttataaaaattgagAATTTTGTATTAAAATCTGGAATCAGATCTGCTCTATTTGCTTAGGTCTGGGCTCTGTATCCTTATTTGTATGAAACTGTCAAAAgattggttttttgtttttcaatctttGGTCTGGTGCTACTATGCTTTTTTCTGTATCTATTATTCTCCTTTAACTCTTTGCATTATAGATAAAAGTTATGTTTCTGTTTTTACATCCataaatcttttttttctttttctatggaGTCCTACATAGAAGcatattttagggtttagggtttagaatttGGCTAACGGGGAACGGGGAATGGGTAACACCGTAACGGGGAACCAGGAACGAAGAACGGGTAATGGTGAATGGGGAACGGGTAACGAGTAACGGAATAAACGGGTTTAGGGTAACGGGATTAGAGATGAACGGGTGACGGATAACAGGTCAGGGGTAATGGTCCACTTACTTAGGGGTAACGGGTAAATGGTCTAGTTACTTAAGATTGGGTTTCTTTGTGCATCCCACGTTGGGGATTTAGAAGAGAAAATTAAAGCaagtgaaaaaaataataaacaaattaaggtcgttaattttttttattgttatttaAACAATAGATTATACGTAATGAGTCTAACACTTAGAAATTCAATGAGGCATAGGtcccacttcttttttttttgagtaaagcCACGAGGGCATagtaatatattcatcacaagccagaataggccgttacatacccttccgctgtcatttaagggcatagacagacaagaagctagtggtagtacccacaagtggtacgtacatatagtcctactcattgaATGTAATACGTAGAActagcggatatcctccttcggtactactccagagacgctaaagaGACATAGATGCACATCAGTGCAtagtttcctaatacaaggaatttattgtaattagataaaactaaaaacatagagagACTAGGCAAACAGCCCAGCCCAAATTGCCAGCCCACTAGGTCTAAGGGGAAAAACTCAGAGCCCAAAGTGATGGGCCCAAGCCCAATCACAGTTCACCACCTCCAGCAGAAGTGCAAACCCACCGCCGCCGTGCCCAGGTGACCCGCCGCCGCCCACGTCCCAAGACTGCAACCACACCGTCATGACCCATCGCACCAAAACATCATCCCAGCCGCGTGCAAGAGTCCAGATCCAACCATAGTTGGAAGAAAAACCCGAGCAAACGGAGCAAGAAGACATCTTCCTCGATATGATCTGCCGCTGCCGCCGCAGTCCGGAGCAAATTAGATCGGTCTCCAATCCACCCCCGACGCCAATCACCACCCTTGCGACGATGCCCAGACCCAACTTGCCACCGAGAAGCTTCGAACCAGATTGAGAGCAACCCACCACGATTATCTCCAAACCATCAATCCCAGAGGCCAGGGCAAATGaaatacccgtccggcagcaaaaccCCCGGCAACACGGTGACACCGGCGCTACCAGCGGTCGCCGCCGGACAGGATCGTTTAGGTGACGAATTCGCTCTCTCGCGGCGCAAGGCTAGAGAGACTAGGGGAGAGATCATAGGTCCCACTTCTTAACTCAAAAGAAAGTGGTTTAAAATCCGTTGCCCACCCCtctatttattttattacaATCAAAATaaagatagaaaataaaattggaatcctaatattaatataataaatgaaacCAGGCGTGAGGCgcgctgagcctcccagctaggcagTCTAGACTGGGTTTCAAACTcctttcaaaataaaataaaattggtTGGACAAGAACCTAACCTCAAATGAAGAAAAGCATTGAACTAATAAAGTTTAATCGTACCAACAAAACCGCCATTCCTCATAAAGCTAAGACTTTAATCATTTTCATACCTTACTTAGTTTCAAACCGTGTTACATATATTCAAATCAAACATATATACTAGCCTCATCCATCTACCAAAAGCCAAAGCTAAAGTTCAATCACGAAATATGTGTAACATTATATAATAGGGACCCCAATCGAAGGGATCAAAACATATACTACATCGAAACCTCTCCCAGCTTCAATTTGATTTTACTCTGCACTACTAGTTACCCTCAAGCTAATTTTCCCTATACACCACTCCCACACCACTCTATCATAAGTATACATAGCTCAAACGCACTCTTGCAGCTCAGACTCGGATGCCTGAATTCCTTAATCACCACCGCGAGCGGCTGCGAATTGCATACAAACTCGGTTTTAACTTTTAATAAATCAAAGACTAATCAATCAACACGAAGATGACAGACTCGATAACGTAGTAGCAGACGATGTTCTGGCTGGCGACCCCGAAGTCTGCTTCAAAGCCACCGTCGGCAAAATGCTGGTCTTTCTCCTCTCTTCTTCCTTGATCACCTCTCCGGCGAACAACTCCAACTTCTTCAAATTCGTGCTCTCCACCATTTTCTTCCCCTCGAATAAAATCGACTCCACGTTTCTCTGTGCCAACATTTCCTCTGTTAAAGCCAATATGTCTGTATTggtgttgttcttgttgttgGAGTGGTCCATGCGCGCAGGGTTTTTGGCTATGATGCCGGTTGCTTGCACGCGAACATAATTGCTGGTCCGGGATTGCCCAAATGCCATTGAAACAGCTTGATCAACCTACAAGTTTACAAGTAATGATTGGTTAGCATACCTACTcataaagaaaaattaaaattcatAGAGCGCCAAATATGCTTGGAGAATATTGCACCAAATTAAGGACAAAAGGACCTCTTTGTTTATTTTAACAAAAAGGTTATGGAAAGAAATTTGAGCAATTATAATTAGGTACCCACTTTTATTATGCCCCCACCCTAACCACCATACATAAAGAGTACAAGAATCAAACCCTATTAAACAGTGTATCTAACCCACCTATTCTCCCTTTTAGTTTTTACGTTTGAAGCCAATTCAtttctaattaaaaaaaaaatttgagtgtAATATCTAGTTTTTACTTGACGGTTAAATCCTATTAATTTACATGTATTGTAATATGAACGTACAAAATGTGTTCATACTCTTGGATCCAATTCAAACAGTTAGTCAATTTGTTCATTCGACCTAAAATCTTCAATCACTAATGTACCCTCACAAGTATTCTTCAAGGTAGTGTGCCAAGTTCCAATAGGCAAAATTGGAACTATAAAGTTCCCTCGAGGCTGAATTTTAACATTCAGTAAAAGTAAATACAAGAGAAAAGGCATATTAAGAATTCTTACCAAGTCTGAAGCTCCTTCGCCGGCGATTCTTAGGCAGCCAGAAGGCGACAAGTTTCCGAACTCCGACTCTCCATTTCCGAGTGACACCACCAAGAGATCCTCCACACCAGAACAGAACGGAAACTCTTGCTTATTATTCAGAACGTGCGTAATAGCCGCGGCCGTCGGATTGTTCATGGCAATTCCGCCGTCGACGGCCATGATCTTCGTCCTCCCGTCGACTGACTTAACCTCCACTGCCCCCGTCGCCGCCGGATGCGCGCACGTGGCGGTGCACACGTCCTTCATCTTGAAATCGTAGCCGTCCATCTCCACAGCGTCGGCGCGCGAAAACAGAAAAGGCGCGCGGGACGACATGTCGTAGCAGGGAATCAACACCGACTTAAGGGTATCCTTCATCGTCAGCTGATCGCCGAACGTCTTGCGGAAGagcctctccctctccttctccgCCTTCGCCGGCCGGAAAACTCGCCGGATAATCCCTGACGTAGACGACTTGAAAATCTTACTTCGGTTTTCCAAAAGGAAGTTGAGTGCCTCCTGAGCAGTAAACACCGGCCGGCCCGATCCGTCGGCTGCCTTGGTGAAGAGCAGAGCCGCGAGAATGCCGCCAACGCCGGAGCCAGAAACAACATCAAAGTAGTCAGAAACGGCGGCAGTGGAGTCGCCGGACTTGCGGCGGATGCAGGACTCGAGGTGGACGAGAGACTTGGCTGCCAAAATCCCGTCGGTGGCTCCGGCGCCGTCGATGGTTAAGATTCTGACCTTGCCGGTGATGTGCTTGCTAGACTTCATGTGATGAAGAGGCGTGGTAGCGGTAGTGTCTTTGGAGTTATCAATGTCGTAACCGAAGAGGAACTTGTTCTCGAGAATGGAGAAGATCTCGTGGCTGAGCTTGTCAACGTCGACGGAGTTCGAGTCTATGTTGAACAGTGGAGATGTGGATAGCGCTGCTGCTGCCGCCATTGCACTCAATTCAATGCGATTTAACCGTACGAATAGAAGTACTGGAGAGCTTTGGTTTGTTTAGTAGTAGGTGAGAGCTTAGAGTTGAAATTTTTGTAGTAGAAGATtgttgatgaagatgatggGTTGAGAAGCACAATGAGGGTTTTATATAGGTGGGTGGAAAGAAGGAGCTAGGTACGCGTCGCGGTTTTGTCACACGTGTGAGGGAATACTGGCAAGTGTATGTAGATGAATAATGTTGTGGTGAGGATCGTGGAACATTCTTAGGTGGGCGATTAATCGGGAGCTACCAGGCGACCAAGGGAGGTTTTTTTATTTGGGGAAAAGAGGAAAAGATGCTGTTGGGCGTGGGAGAAAGAGGTAGGATAGCGCCAAAAATGTTTAAAAAAATATTCTGAAATCAATTTGGATTTGTGTAGCAGGAAATGTTGGGGGAGGGTTTTGGCTTTGGCGTTTTGTAAGATTTAAAACCGTAAAACTATTTTCGACAGTTGACTAAAGGGGAGTCAAGATCAACCCTAGGTCTGGTGAATTTGTAATTCAACTCATGCTCCATCTCTCTCTGAAAGGGAGAGCAGAAAATTTATTTCACATTCGGGACCAGAAGTTGACAATCTCGGGATTTCCTTGTCATCATCAATGCACATAGATAAGATAGATTTAAAGGCAACTCAAATTATATGTTACTTGTCATGTGTAATTTTAGGGACAAGGGTTTGAGGAACGAACTAATGAAAATAAGAAAGTGAGAGACAGAGGTCAAACCCTAGAACGTACAATGGTTGAAGTTGGGAAAATAATCACGTTTAATTAAATTTATGGATATGATATAATCTCACTCAAATTTTTGCTTATATAGCAATATCAGGCCACCTAAATTGATGGATGAATATAGGCGAGAAATGAGAATTCTTCTCAACACAATCGAAAAATGTGAACTTACAAATTAAAATCTCTTGTATACAATTTCGCCTAATTCTAAGACAATGTTGATCCTGCTTGTTGCCTATTTTTCCTTAATCCCTTGAATTTCctatattagggtttgaattcAGGAATCAAACCCTGatcccaataaaaaaaatacaaaaaaaacaGTCTCTATATAGATGTAGATCAAGAAAAAcattattttgatcaatttttaAACATTTTAGCCATGCATAGattttacttcaaaaaaaactTGACGCCAATAATGAGAAGAAGATCGAAATTATTGAATATTGAAGGTACTAGCTAGAGCTAGCCATAAATAATCTTATCATGATGCCTTGTACCAAATTGTACATGGTACCTAACTACCTCACCTCTCAGATGACAGCTAGCTCAAAGAGGAGAAAATACAGATCGAATTAGAATATCCGGCCTCTTCAATTTATGGAAGGGATGGGACTTGTTCTATAAGAACTTAGCCCCCTCGCAATTATAACGctttatatatatttgaacCTTCGAGTCTCCAACTTTCCCTTTACTTTCTCATTGTCTCTTTATTTCTGGAAAAAAACACTCCCCAGAAGTACCCTCTACTTCTAATTAAGCGCCATGTTtctttcaaatttcacaccagcTAGCTTTTACATATTCTATTCAAAGTTTGAAACCCCAGGTATAGCTCCTTAACCAAAGATTGATGAACTAACTTTTTATGATTTAGTTATGTAGGGCAATTATAGATTATAGATATTGGACCGTCATATATCTCGTGGAGCCTAATAAAGAGTACTATGACCTGGTGATTGATCCCAAAGCATTAATTCCATTGGTCTTTGATGAATCAAGTTGCATGGAATAGTAGTAATACGTACTATATGAACCAGAGGTACGTACaatcaatacatatatatatatctgataTCAGGCAGATGTGAATCTGAATCCTGTGATGGTTAAACCTGAAAATCTTTTGTAGGGCCTCATAACATGTGGGTGTTCGTATGATTCTTTCGATTTATTTTCGCCTTCTCAATCAACCACCTTCGATCTGCAACTGCATGTACGGTTAGCAGTACCGACATTTAGTGTGCAGAGTATTTACTACTGTGGCTTGAATTTCTCCCACTTTTGCTTGGAGATTCATGCATCAACCATTCATACATAAGTAGTAATTTCGCCAAAATAAAAATGTTTTGTTGTCAGACAATATATACAAATGATTCACATTTAGACTATTAAATAAGAGATCGAATATTATTACTCAATGAAAGTAGCTAGATAATTTTAAGTTTACATATTTGAGCCGGCCACAAACACTTGATTGTCCAAACTCAACAGTCACTCTACTCATGAATCGATCGATCAAACATCGCTTTTTTGATTTGATACTTAAGATAGAGTACAAGAGTTTTCTTCATCTCGtctctaaaaagaaaaaattttgaCCGGCCGACTTGTCATGACTGTATCATATGTGACTAGATAAGCAAATCTCTCTGGATATGGATACGCATTCAAGGGAGATATGATAGCTAACATTGTGTTGATGTTGTCAATTACAGTTGGCCGGGTCACGTACCCAACCTAGCTCATAGCTACTGAGTTGTACATGTACGAGGCGATATATCTGTTAGAATTAGACTGGTCAAATTAATGACTCAAAAATTAGCACTCTCGTCATTTAAGTACCTTCCATGAATTGTAGATATCAAGCATAGTGGCACCAAGTACGTACACTACATGATTCTTTAACATATTCAAATATCAATTCTTCAAGTCTGTGGCTACAAAAGCTCCAAAGTGAAGAATGGTGCTTATGAGTAGTATTTTTCAGTCACTAATTCATGGAGAAAACTTTGGTCATCAGTCACCGTTAAATCTACATTCATCAgttaaaattatatttttaaatttaacTTAATTTAATTTCTACCGATAGATCAAAATTTAATAATAATCGACTACAGTTTCTCAGTTTGCTATAAAACACTAGCTAAGAGAACACACCTATGGTGGGATAAGCATATAAATATAATCTACATGACGTGAACATATATGGTAGAGAGATTGAAAGACCTCCTCCAACCACCTAAAACAAATTGAGGTGATAAAAGTTCATTAGCTAATTAAGTGTTCCCACCAATTGGTTAGAACGATGACCCGGCCAGCCTCCTTTTGACCTAATTCATAAAGTCATGTGTACCATATATTTTGTCGAGCACTAAAGTAAGCTAGTACCAATGGTTAGCTCCTCTCATCCCAAAGATTCTTGCTAATAGTCTATGCTCTATTCCCTTTGCTTTCTTTTAAAGTTCAAAGTAGTACTACCAATACTACTTTCGTTTCTTTATTGCCGCACGAGTTCCCTCCTATAGTTTTCAACTGTTCATATTCTTTTTTATGCATGTTTTAATTAATAGGATAATGTTTCTGAATAAAAGAAATATTTCTCCTAGCAACACTCGGATACGGTGAGAAGAAGAATCAAATGCATATTTGCTTGCTTTGAGCTACTTTATTAGGCAATGTGCCACTAAAGATTTAAGAAAATATGATTAATTAGCTACTCAAATTTAGTTTATTGAGTAAAATAAATGTTTAGTACGGTGGAATGGCTAACCTCAAACACCTAAAATTTTCtttataaaaaaagaaaataatgaaattCACATGCTAATTTTCTTTTAACTTAACTAATTTTTATTACTTAAATCACTTAACTAATCAGGTTGCCCACCGTTTGGCAAAAGAGGCTTTAAAAGTTAGTTCTCCTTTGCTttgtttggagtcggggccgTTGTGGCTCCATGAGTCTGTCAGTAAAGATTTCCAGTGTGGAGTCTAGTGTGGTCGATCTTGTGTTTTGCAACCATGATGGTTGTTTGCACGGATGATTGATCCTTAAatcgttgtaagcagttcatatTAATGAAGTTCactcttgatcaaaaaaaaaaaacattttaaatATTATCTTATCTTACATGTTCAACTAAATCATAGACATATATATAAGCATCCCAATCTGAAAAAAATGGTGACTACATCCGATAACATCCCTGAATCGCTTAGCCGCATATGTCATACTTGCTCGTATATGATAAGTACGTTACCAATTAATTATATGTACAAATCAATACTCGAAATTCGAAGACAATTATAATAATAAACTTTTAAGAATTACAATTCTATCACATAAAAATGTCAATAAATAGAGTATTTCTGGCGTTTTAACTGCAGCAACAATAGTTCTATTATTACTATATGAACTTGTCGACCACAAATCAAAGCTAGCAAGCCAGCTTGCTTCCAAGTTCGTTGTCCCAATGTATATATGTTCATCCAAATAAGTCGATCCAAGGAAAAGCTTTGTTATTGCTTACTGGCATTAATCTCCAGATCTATGACAATGCTGCACTTTCCTCTCGCCCTCCTTAACCATAAATTAGCAACCACCGACGCTCAGCTAGGTAAAGTATCAATCTAAATAATTATAGCCAAACATCCTATGTATTTCATTTTGTCTTCT harbors:
- the LOC133728978 gene encoding uncharacterized protein LOC133728978, which gives rise to MATETKSTKGDHVQIDMQSARRYLEKEGETAASMDTLPEKFFEPFIMKGIQVDRIERGTIVCSFKVPPRLLNGGGFLHGGATATLVDLVGSAAIFTVGAPTVGVSVEINVSYLDSAYPGEEVEIEAKALRVGKAVAVISVEFRKKKTGKIIAQGRHTKYLALSSKL
- the LOC133728977 gene encoding uncharacterized protein LOC133728977; this encodes MALPKQSGTKRKLHADDEGGSESESDVSESLSDIDDAEIAPYLNNKKETFYKSIIWEAMNRDSAKGKSRKQARKPQKAAPPSKAVKISTEMDDRKRPSSKINYEALKKLNEEDGNHAPDFDEGSHGDMQHSNDKFDGEAQSFRGSYDDELDNEHAYSEDAEGRHGYEDEDTYFPNDGYNEYGCEDEYCFDDF
- the LOC133728979 gene encoding patatin-like protein 7, with protein sequence MAAAAALSTSPLFNIDSNSVDVDKLSHEIFSILENKFLFGYDIDNSKDTTATTPLHHMKSSKHITGKVRILTIDGAGATDGILAAKSLVHLESCIRRKSGDSTAAVSDYFDVVSGSGVGGILAALLFTKAADGSGRPVFTAQEALNFLLENRSKIFKSSTSGIIRRVFRPAKAEKERERLFRKTFGDQLTMKDTLKSVLIPCYDMSSRAPFLFSRADAVEMDGYDFKMKDVCTATCAHPAATGAVEVKSVDGRTKIMAVDGGIAMNNPTAAAITHVLNNKQEFPFCSGVEDLLVVSLGNGESEFGNLSPSGCLRIAGEGASDLVDQAVSMAFGQSRTSNYVRVQATGIIAKNPARMDHSNNKNNTNTDILALTEEMLAQRNVESILFEGKKMVESTNLKKLELFAGEVIKEEERRKTSILPTVALKQTSGSPARTSSATTLSSLSSSC